The following are encoded in a window of Pangasianodon hypophthalmus isolate fPanHyp1 chromosome 14, fPanHyp1.pri, whole genome shotgun sequence genomic DNA:
- the LOC113539339 gene encoding olfactory receptor 52H1-like — translation MEGDTFLINSNLTRFITILTMESLDIPPSSAFSIFIFGIITYCLILFLHSLLLVTIVVKRDLHKPMYILLFNLSICDLIASTAFYPQLVCSVLSQSREISYPACALQGILFHLCGSGSLLFLTVMAYDRYIAICEPLRYHNLMTQGTLIKLIFMVWFISFSVIGILFMLTISKEICRTNIVDTYCNNPSLLKLSCEDTRVVNYYGLFTIALIQGSSILIVSLTYIKILITCLSTKQAKSTSKAMQTCGTHLVVFLSFEVNTFLLLISHRLEAVSPHLRRAFGVSIVIFPPILNPLIYGLKTREIRQTIFKLLQRKISSI, via the coding sequence ATGGAGGGAGACACATTTCTTATTAATTCAAATTTAACACGTTTCATAACAATTCTGACAATGGAATCATTGGACATACCACCATCCAGTGCTTTTTCTATATTCATTTTTGGCATCATTACAtactgtttaattttgtttttgcattcTTTGTTACTTGTGACTATTGTTGTAAAAAGAGATCTGCATAAACCTATGTACATATTGCTGTTTAATTTGTCCATATGTGACCTAATTGCATCTACAGCTTTTTACCCTCAGCTAGTTTGTAGTGTACTGTCTCAGAGCAGAGAAATCTCCTACCCTGCCTGTGCCTTGCAAGGCATCCTTTTTCACCTGTGTGGGAGTGGATCGCTCTTATTTCTCACTGTAATGGCATACGACAGATACATTGCCATTTGTGAGCCTTTGAGATACCACAATCTGATGACACAAGGTACCTTGATTAAGCTTATTTTTATGGTCTGGTTCATAAGTTTTTCTGTGATTGGTATTTTATTCATGCTCACAATAAGCAAAGAAATCTGCAGGACAAACATAGTGGACACATACTGTAATAATCCATCTTTATTGAAGCTAAGCTGTGAGGATACAAGAGTGGTTAATTACTATGGCTTGTTTACTATAGCTCTTATACAAGGCTCATCCATACTGATAGTATCATTAACATATATCAAAATCCTAATTACCTGTCTTTCTACAAAACAGGCAAAATCTACAAGTAAGGCAATGCAAACCTGTGGGACACATTTAGTTGTTTTTCTGAGTTTTGAGGTTAACACTTTCTTACTACTGATTTCTCACAGGTTAGAAGCAGTATCTCCACACTTAAGAAGAGCCTTTGGTGTTTCAATTGTTATCTTTCCTCCAATTCTTAACCCTCTAATTTACGGGTTGAAAACAAGGGAGATTCGTCAAACGATATTTAAGTTATTACAAAGAAAGATTTCTTCTATCTAA